A DNA window from Rossellomorea marisflavi contains the following coding sequences:
- a CDS encoding PTS sugar transporter subunit IIB, whose translation MVRILLACSAGMSTSLLVSKMKEAAESKGMEAEIWAVAQDKAFVDMERADVLLIGPQMRFMKRKYEEKAKDYGIPVDSIDPVSYGRVDGKSVLEKAMDLIKK comes from the coding sequence GTGGTAAGAATATTATTGGCATGCTCTGCTGGGATGTCCACCAGCCTGCTTGTGTCGAAGATGAAGGAAGCAGCTGAATCAAAGGGGATGGAGGCTGAGATTTGGGCTGTGGCTCAGGATAAGGCCTTCGTCGACATGGAACGGGCAGATGTGCTTCTGATTGGGCCTCAGATGAGGTTCATGAAGCGGAAGTATGAGGAGAAGGCGAAAGACTATGGAATCCCGGTGGATTCGATCGACCCTGTTTCCTATGGAAGGGTAGACGGAAAATCGGTGCTGGAAAAAGCGATGGATCTTATAAAAAAATGA
- a CDS encoding tyrosine-type recombinase/integrase, with amino-acid sequence MAGERGVVLEEIGHDDVQEYMIHLEEQGKSPITTDKVLGVIRTLTRFLKRPDVGLDIRIKHAPKKDEIDVLTKEECESLLAEVRESRNARNEAIVLTLLHTGVRVSELCGLDLTDLELDRGVVRVTDTHGDERVIPLTDALKSVLKAYLDEVQPVGPLFVSRSRERLTERSVQYMLKKFHVNAQKLRHTFCQQLVDQGVSLEVVSRLAGHRDINVTRRYVKTAVGGSELERAIRETFSHKG; translated from the coding sequence GTGGCTGGGGAGCGCGGTGTGGTCCTTGAAGAAATCGGCCATGATGATGTTCAGGAATATATGATTCATTTGGAAGAGCAGGGGAAGAGTCCGATTACGACCGATAAGGTGCTTGGTGTGATCCGGACGTTGACCCGTTTTTTGAAACGGCCGGACGTTGGCCTTGATATCAGGATCAAGCATGCGCCCAAGAAGGATGAGATTGATGTGCTGACCAAGGAAGAGTGTGAGAGCCTCCTTGCCGAGGTGCGGGAAAGCCGGAATGCACGTAATGAAGCAATCGTTCTCACTCTTCTTCACACAGGTGTACGTGTGTCGGAGCTGTGCGGACTGGATTTGACGGATCTGGAGCTGGACCGGGGAGTCGTGAGGGTGACGGATACCCATGGCGATGAGAGGGTGATCCCGCTGACGGATGCGTTGAAATCCGTTCTGAAAGCCTACCTGGATGAAGTGCAGCCTGTTGGACCCCTGTTTGTGTCGCGGTCCCGTGAACGATTGACGGAGAGATCGGTTCAATATATGTTGAAGAAGTTTCACGTCAATGCCCAGAAGCTGCGCCATACCTTCTGTCAGCAGCTTGTGGACCAGGGAGTGAGCCTGGAGGTGGTCTCAAGGCTTGCTGGTCACCGGGATATCAATGTGACGCGGCGATACGTCAAGACAGCGGTGGGGGGGTCTGAGCTAGAGCGTGCCATCAGGGAGACATTTTCCCATAAGGGATGA
- the celB gene encoding PTS cellobiose transporter subunit IIC, producing the protein MNKFMQVLENVLLPVADKLNNNRYLTALRDGFMVALPLIIFGSIFVVLANLPFLDKLIGKDAYATYQSALGPASAATLTIMGLFVIIGIGSKLTEHYGGESLYGGVAALAAFLILTPQTFEGVNGVIPTSSLGAQGMFVGILTAFTAAELYRFFTQRGWTLKMPNGVPDAVARSFSALIPITLTLSTFLIVRIIFEYLPYGSVQSFVYDVVQAPLTSLGSGLPATIVAVLLIQVFWFFGLHGQIIVNSVFDPIWYALANENLQAFQAGEELPHIVSKQFIDSFIVGMGGSGMTLAVILGIFIIGKSRQMKELGKIGAPAGLFNVNEPIIFGLPIIMNPLAFIPWLLAPVIVAVFTYFVMATGIVPPPTGVIVPWTTPTILNGALATNSWQGGVLQAVNIFIVFTIWWPFLRLMDKQYYELERRGEGSTDVNKSA; encoded by the coding sequence ATGAACAAATTTATGCAGGTATTGGAAAATGTGTTGCTTCCGGTTGCAGATAAATTGAATAATAATCGGTATTTGACGGCGCTTAGGGACGGATTCATGGTGGCCCTGCCGTTGATCATCTTCGGATCGATCTTCGTGGTACTCGCCAATCTTCCGTTCTTGGATAAACTGATCGGGAAAGATGCCTATGCCACGTATCAGTCGGCACTCGGGCCTGCATCTGCTGCGACGCTTACGATTATGGGCTTGTTCGTGATCATCGGCATCGGAAGCAAGCTGACGGAACATTACGGGGGAGAAAGTCTTTATGGAGGAGTGGCTGCCCTTGCTGCCTTCCTGATCCTCACGCCGCAGACGTTTGAAGGGGTCAATGGGGTGATTCCGACATCAAGTCTGGGTGCGCAGGGGATGTTCGTAGGGATTTTGACTGCTTTTACGGCAGCGGAGCTCTACCGGTTCTTCACCCAGAGAGGGTGGACGCTGAAAATGCCGAACGGGGTCCCGGATGCCGTAGCCCGCTCGTTCAGCGCGTTGATTCCGATTACCCTGACCTTGAGTACCTTCCTGATTGTCCGGATCATTTTTGAATACCTTCCATATGGAAGCGTACAGAGCTTTGTATATGATGTGGTTCAGGCTCCCCTTACCTCGCTTGGTTCAGGACTTCCTGCAACCATCGTGGCGGTCCTTCTCATCCAGGTGTTCTGGTTCTTCGGACTACATGGACAGATCATCGTGAACTCTGTATTCGACCCGATCTGGTATGCCCTAGCGAATGAAAATCTGCAGGCATTCCAGGCGGGTGAAGAGCTACCGCATATCGTCAGCAAGCAGTTTATCGATTCCTTCATCGTGGGGATGGGGGGATCGGGTATGACCCTTGCCGTCATTCTCGGCATCTTCATCATCGGGAAGAGCAGACAAATGAAAGAACTGGGTAAGATCGGGGCGCCGGCCGGGCTCTTCAATGTGAATGAGCCGATCATCTTCGGTCTCCCCATCATCATGAATCCCCTTGCCTTCATCCCATGGCTGCTGGCACCGGTGATCGTGGCCGTATTTACGTACTTTGTCATGGCAACGGGAATCGTTCCCCCACCGACAGGGGTCATCGTCCCATGGACCACACCGACGATCCTGAACGGGGCCCTGGCGACGAATTCATGGCAGGGTGGCGTGCTGCAGGCAGTGAATATCTTCATCGTCTTCACCATTTGGTGGCCGTTCCTGCGACTCATGGATAAACAATACTATGAGCTTGAACGCAGAGGAGAAGGATCAACGGATGTCAATAAGAGTGCATAA